CTCCAGGTTACGTGCAATCTCTACCTTCTCGGGTGTATTTAATTTGCAACCCGGCACTTGCTCCCCATCACGTAGGGTTGTATCGAATATCTGAATCTTTCTTGTTGACATTGTTAGATTTGTGTTTGGAATTTCTAAAGTATTCACTAAGATTAGCTTTTGGAAACCATTATTGAGTATTTTGTACTATTTTCAATTTTGGTATATTTTTGATAACTATCATTAAATCAGATATTTAAAGGAGGTCTATATACAATGGCTAATGGAAAGAATGAGCCTGTGTTTGAATTGATAAAGTCGATGTCGAAATCAGAAAAGCGGAACTTTAAACTGTTCGCTACCCGTTTACAAGGCAATCAAGATGCTAAGTTTCTCGCATTATTTGATGCAATTGACGGAATAGATGATTATGATGAGGAACGAATACTGAAAAAGGCACCCGTTAAGAAAGTTCAACTTTCAAACATGAAAGCCCATTTGTATAAGCAGATTCTTATCAGTTTGCGATTAATGAATGTGCAACACTACCCCGATTTACAATTGCGGGAACAGGTTGATTTTGCTAAAATTCTTTATAATAAAGGCTTATATCGTCAAAGCTTAAAAATTTTAGATAAGGCTAAGCAGGTAGCCTTGCAGTTGATGCAGAATACCATAGCTCTTGAAATTGTTGAATTCGAGAAGATGATCGAATCTCAATACATCACAAGAAGTATTTCTAATAGGGCAGATATTTTGACCAATGAGGCAATTGGATTAAATACCAGTATTCAAACTGCTAATGAATTCTCTAACCTTGCCTTGCAACTTTACGGATTGTATTTAAAGGTGGGCTATGCCCGTAATAGCAAGGATGTTGCCTATGTTCAAACCTTTTTTGAGCTCAACCTGCCTAAATATGATGCGGATAAGCTGGGGTTTTCTGAGAAAATGTACTTGTATCAATCTTATGTTTGGTATTATTCTATAATTCAGGATTTTGTCTCGTGTTATCGTTATGCTCAACGTTGGGTTGATCTCTTTAATGAAAATCCTCAAATGAAGCAAAGCATGATCAGCTTTTACATTAAGGCTTATAATTATCTGCTTGAATCATTATTCTACCTGCGCTACTATTCAAAGTTTTGGGAGGTACTTACAACCCTGCAAAGCGAAGTTGAAGATGAAAATGACTTTTTTGATGATAATGCAAAGATGTTGGTTCAGTCATGTATTTTAACTCATAAGGTGAATCTTCATTTTATGGAGGGTAGCTTTACCAAGGGGCTTGCACTGATTCCTGAATTGAAATCCTTTTTATCACATCACAGTGAACGGATTGATGAGCATCATGTCTTAGTTTATTATTATAAGATTGCTTGCTTGTATTTTGGTAGTGGTGACAATAAAAACGCGATTGCTTATTTGAATAAAATAATCAGTACGCGTGACACCGATGTGCGGTCGGATATTCAATGCTTTGCCCGCATTTTAAATTTGATTGCCAATTATGAAGCAGGTAATGACTCAAATCTTGAATATCAAATTAAATCTGTATATCGGTTTTTGGTAAAAATGGATGATTTACACAAGGTTCAAGTAGAAATTATCAACTTTTTGAAGAATCTAGGAAATATTTATGCAACAGATATAAAGCGTGAGTTTAAACGTTTGCACGATAGGTTGGTGCCATATGAAAATCACCCATATGAAAAACGCCCTTTCTTGTATCTGGACATTATTTCGTGGTTGGAAAGTAAGATCAATAATAAGCCGGTTCAGCAAATTATTCAGGAGAAATTTTTAAAGGTAAATAGATAGTGTTGGAGAATATTTTTGATTTAAAACGAAACAGGGACATTAAGCCCCTGTTTCGTTTTTGAAATATTAATTGATAATTAATTGTAGAAATAAATCAGTCGGCAGTGATATTGGCCCCCATCATGTAGTTGTATTGATCAACTTTTTCCCATTTGTTAATGCCGTAACGTCTCCATGAACGAGCAATCAATCCTTCCTCTAGTTTTTCATAACCAATTGCAGGCGCAGGGTAATGCATTACCGTGATTTTGTTGCCATCATAAGTGGTTTCGGTACTAGTAACCTCCGATGAATAGTACTGTAATGGCAGAATTTCAAGAACGATAAAGAATCCATCATAAGGGACTTCAACATTATACTGTGAAATATCTACAGAAAGCCATTCATTGTTTTTTTGTGCACGTGCAATAATCGCATCCTGAATTAACTCTTGTCCTGGATAATCACGCATGTCGGCTTTCCCATAAAGCTTTACACGGAAAGGAGCGTCAATTACACCGTTTTCACATTCTCGAATGAAGAAGCGAACAGAACGAATAATGCCGGTAGTATTATTGTCGTTAGGGATATAAAATGCATGCTGAAGTTCAGGGAAGGGACAGTACTTGCCGAAACTTCTTTCCTTATCGCTTCCTACGTAAAGTTTTGTTGCTTTTTTGGCATTTACAACAACATCGTCAAGTTGAAGAAACGCCGATTTTAACTTTACAGTTGAGAACTGCGTTTTAAGCATATCTTTAATACTGATGACTTTGGCTTTATACCCTAATGAGGTGATTATTAAGCTATCTACCTTGTTTTTTTCAGGGATGCTAATGGAGAACTCTCCGTTTTTATTTGCCGAATAAATAAGTTTAGTGTTAGAAATTGTTAAAGTGGCATTCGGAATTGGG
Above is a window of Solitalea lacus DNA encoding:
- a CDS encoding carboxypeptidase-like regulatory domain-containing protein, giving the protein MKRSLHLIWIFLTFFIFTANAQNVTLKGKIVEDVPEAYPIPNATLTISNTKLIYSANKNGEFSISIPEKNKVDSLIITSLGYKAKVISIKDMLKTQFSTVKLKSAFLQLDDVVVNAKKATKLYVGSDKERSFGKYCPFPELQHAFYIPNDNNTTGIIRSVRFFIRECENGVIDAPFRVKLYGKADMRDYPGQELIQDAIIARAQKNNEWLSVDISQYNVEVPYDGFFIVLEILPLQYYSSEVTSTETTYDGNKITVMHYPAPAIGYEKLEEGLIARSWRRYGINKWEKVDQYNYMMGANITAD